The genome window AAGGATGCCATGGGGATGTCATTGGAGCATGGGGGTACTGGAGCAGGACGGCACAGGGATGCTGTGGGGACACAGAGGTGGCATGGGGACACCTGGTCGGGATGACATGGGGACACCTGGGTAGCAAAGTGACACAGGGGTGAGGCAGGACAaggagggaggcacatggaTGGGACAGAGCAGAACAGGGACACCAcaggggacagggcaggagaggtgtGGGGATGCTGTAGGGCACAGGCACACCATGATGGGAACGGCACAAGGATGCCGGGGTGGGATGGGCACAGGGACAccggcacagggctggggacgCACTCACCCGGTGCTTGCAGCCAGCGTCCTTGAAGGGGCACAGCAGCATGGCAGTGTTGCAGCTCTCCTTGAGGTGGGTGGGCACATCCTCCCGGGCGATGCTGGGCGTCCCGCACTGGTTGGGGCAGGGCACGGGGTACCGGGGACACTGGTACTGGTGGTTCTGGGGACGGAGGGTGGCTGTCAGCCGAGATCAAGAGCCGGCGGGGCGAGGGTCCCCGTGGGCCCTGTCTCACCTGCATGGTGTCGAAGACGAACTCCTTGGTGCAGTaggtgcagggctgggtgcgCTTGGGGCACTCGGCCAGGGTGTGCTGGGACAGCAGGCGCCGCATCATGCGGGCCCCGCACTTGTTCTCGCAGTACACGCTCTCCTGGGGACACGTgccctggtggccctggggaccGCGGCAGAATTGTCACCCTCCGGCTGCCCtcaccagccagcccagccagggATGCAGTGCCCCCCgcagccaggctgtgccccCCATAGTGTCCCCCACCCAGGCTCTGTCCCCATGGTGCCCTGCAGCACATCTAGGTCCCCACATGGCACCCCCTAACCTGGCTACACGCTCCGTGGTGCCCCCAGTCAGGCCATGCCCCCATGACACCCCTGCCAGCTGTGTCCCCCCATAGTGTCCCCACCACGGCCatgacccccccaccccagcacggTGCCCCCCGCCAGCGCTCACCTCAAAGGCCTCCCCGGTGAAGTCACTGGCGCAGAACTCGCACTTGACCCGGCGCTTGGGGCAGCCGTGCTGGACGTGCTCGGGCAGGTCGCGGCGGCTCAGCTTGGCGCTGCACCGGTTGGGGCAGGGGATGACGTTGAAGCCGCAGGTGCCGAGATGGGCCTGGGGGTCACAGAGATAGTGAGGGGGGGCCGTGGAGTGCAGCCTTGCCCCCCTCCATCCTACCGGACCCTACCTGGAGGTGCTTGATGAGCCCGGTCCAGCGGCAGCCCTCCTCGCTGTGGATGCAGCGGATGGCCAGGCTCAGCACCTGCGCCTCCAGCTCCGGGTCAGGGTAGATCTGGGGAGGCAGCGCCGGGCATCAGCATCCCGCACCAGGCTGCGGGGGCACAcggaccccccaccccagcctggcCGGGAGCCACAGGCACCCTGCCCGGGGCCGGATCCCCCCCCGCCGGCACACGAACAAGCACCCTTTGTTGGGAGCCAGTTTCCGTTCCCCGGCCCTGCGGCACAAAGGGCTCTTGCTTCCGCGCGGGAGGCTATGCCAGGCTGGCACAGCTGTGCCAGGTGGGTGTGCGAAGCCTGGGACCGGCCCCTTGGTGGGGGGCACAGGTGACAGGACATGCCCTCGGAGCGGGGTACCCCATCCACGTGCCAGGCTCACCTTGGCATAGTCCAGGGGCAGCTGGTCCTCTGGGCACTTGAAGACACCTTCGCTGTAAGACACAGAGAGGTGTCAGGATCACTCGGGGATGGGGAACAGCACGTCACTGGTGACACAGCCACGATGTCCCATGGGGTCCCCGCCATCCCACCCCAGGACATCGGCGCTGCCCTTCCACCGCTGAGTGCTCACCCCGTGCCAAATCCAGCCGTGGCCATTGGGGAACCGCAGCTCTAATCCTGCTCCATCTGTCTGAGCTGGGAAATGCCCCCACCAGACacccccccgggcagcccccccttccccccccccccccccgagtccAGCACAGCAGCCACAGTCCCCAGGGGCCTGGGCCAGCCGCCACGAGCGTGGCACCATCTGGAGCCCCGTCAGCCCCCTCGCCTGCCCTGGCCCCCCAGGATTAAGGCAGGGTGCAGGCGGCTGGCCAGGAAAGGTGCTGGCGGGGGCCATGggtgcccacagccccaggtgcTGGGGCccggaggtgggggggggggtaacaGCTGGGCGCCAGATGTGCAGCCCGGACATGTGGCCCTGGTTTCTACAGGAAACGGCCCCACCAGCCACCACGGTGAGCCAGGACGGGGGACAGGCAGCCTGGCCCTGGAGGGGTGCCTGTCCTGCTGGGCCCCCAGGATGGGGTGCTCCTCCCAAAAGCCGTCCCCAAGGTGGGAATGGCCCCGCTCAGGTCCAGCCTGCGGAGGGGCAGCGTGGggtgcagggacagggatggagcCAAACAGGCAGCCTGGCCCGTGACACGGCTGGCCAAGAGCCACCATCGCCCCTGGCCCCCACGACGCCATGCCGAGGGAGAGATGAGGGTGGCACCCCACATGCCATCCCCGATGGACATCGAGGTGGGAGGCCATGGGACACACAGCAGGGACTCCAGGGCTCTGGTCTCCCCGAGGTGGCTCTAGATGAGGCCACGCGGTCGCCCTGCCCGCGCGCAGCCCCTGTGCGTCTAATCACCGCGCGTCCTTGGCAGGCGCTGGCGCAGCCTCGACCGGGGCTGCCAAGCGGATGCAAGATGGGCGTGACGGAGCCAGCAGTGCCACCTGGCACGTGCTGACCTGGGATGCCCGGGCACGGCGCAGTGATGTGCCATGCGGTCACCATCCCTGTGCTGGGGTGCCAAGTGATCCCCAGGAGGACCAGCCCCGTGCTGCAGGGTGTGATCCCTGGGGGACACGGCCACATCCAGCCCTGCCACGTGCCCGATGTTTGCAGTGGGTGTTTCTGTGGGAGTCACCAGGCACCCGCAGAGATAAGCTGCACCTGGCCGGGGCCAGGCACCCGGTCCATTTTGGGGAGCCCACGGCTGTCATCACCCCACAGATGGCATCACCCCACAGATGGCCTCGCCCTGTCACCTTTCCAGGGGCAGCCGGCCCTGCCTACACCCCGTGCACAGTGTTGGGGtgccggggctggcagggaagcGGGACGGCAACCCAAAGCCAGCGCCTAATCCCCGACAAAGCCTCCCCATTCCTCACGCTCGGCCGGGCAGGGAATGTGCTGAGGCAGCGCCCGGGGGGACCGTCCTTGCCTCTGACCTTCGCGGCGTGCTGGGGTGCAGCGAGGTGATGGGGTGGGAGAGCCCCAGCACCCTCCGGCACCCACCCCAGCACCGTGGTGGGGCTGGATGGCTCAGCCCGTGCGATCCCCAAACCTGATCCTGTGCAAGATGGAGGGGGGCTCAGTGGGGGGACCCCAGCGTCCGGCCGCCCTGGTAGAGCCGAGGTGCCCACGAGGTGGATGTAGGTGCGGAGCAGAGGCGCTGCCTGGCACGGGCCCTGGGGAACGCCCGGTTTCGTAGAAACCGGCCCACGGGGCCCCCGGCCCGGGCAAAGGTCGTCTCGGCGGGGTGAGGTGCAGccggaggcagcagcagaaacccGGGCCCGGAGTGACACTCGGTACCGCCGCACACCCGGCCCGGGAGGCGCGGACACCCCCTCTCCGTGCCACCGTGGGACCCCCGCACCGGGCACGGCGGCCAGCAACCGGGCCGGCACGTGCCCCGCGGGCAGCCCCGTCGGCTGCCGGTACCTAGGCCGGGGCTGCCAAACCgcgggggggtgggaaggggctcCATCCCCTCGCTCCCAGCGAACACCCACGGCCGGGGTCGCGCTCACCCGTGGGCGCGGGGGTGGCCGGAcacctcttccccccccccccgcccccggtcGCTTcctgcggcggggccggggcaggaaGGGGTTAAGTACCAATCTTTGCAAGCGCTCGAAACTCGCCGCTCCGGGCTTCACCCGgccctcctcttcttcctcctcctcctcctcaccgaGAGGGCCCACGGGCCGCTGCACCCCGCGGGGCCGCTGTCACATCCTGCACCCCCGGGGcacccccgggacaccccctccccggcccggGGCACCCCCCGGAGCACCCCGCACTCCCTGGCCCGGGGCATCCCGCACCCCCGGGGCATCCCGCATCCCCTCCCCGTCCTGGGGCACCCCACACCCCGGAGCACCCCGCAcccctccccggggcagcccGGCGTGCAGGGCGGCCCCGCACCCGGCAGTGACGCCCAgggccggcggggaggggaaaagaggagCGGGGGGGGCGAGGAAGCAGCCGCTGCCCCCCGGTGTGCGGGGCTCCGGATCGAGGGGTGACGGGGGGTGCTCCGTGGGGCGCAGCGTGACGTCACGGCGGGGCTCACCTGAGGAACTCCTGCAGGCAGGTGTCGCAGAACCGGTGACCGCAGGTGGAGACGCGGACGGGCTCCCGCATGGGCTTCCCGCAGAGCGGACACAGcacccgccgccgcggccgctcCAGCAGCTTGTAGTCGTAGCCCGGCatcccgccgccccgcgccccgctcGCCTCCTCCGCGTCCCGCTCGGCTCCGCGCTCCGCGCCCGGCTCCGCCCGGGGGCCGGACGGGGCGGTGGAACCGGCCTGACACCGCCCCgcgcccggggccggggccgggcaccGCCACCGCCTCCCGGCCGGGCTccgcctccccgccccgggggcTGGAGAGGCCCCGACTCCCCGGGGACTCCGGGAGCAGCGCCTGGGGCACGGCCCCTCCGGGGGGATGGGACCCACCGCACCGGGCACCGCCACCCCAGGGGGGGTTTGGGACCCACCGCCTCGGGCACAACCACCCCGGGGGGTCTGGGACCCTCTGCTTGGGACTCATCGCATCAGGCACCACGACCCCGGGAGCCTGGGGAGCATCACATCATGTACAGCCACCTGGGGGGCCTGGCCACAGCCTCCCCTGgcccagggctgggctctggGTCCGGGGTGGGGGCACGCACTGTGCTGTCCTCGCTGAGCCTGCGTCCCCTCCCTGGCAGCGCTGGCTCAGCCGGGGGTGCCCCAGGGGTACCACAGTCCTGCACGTGGCCCGGAGCAGCGAGGCCTGGGGGGACGGCTCCCacaccccctcctgccccagggagcAACCTGCGTCCCAGCCACAGCCCACAGAGGGGTCTGAGCTGGGCAACAGTGGAGCAGGACGTGGAGGGGCTGCCCTGAGCCCCCCTCATGTCACAGCCACGGGGACAACACATGCTGCTGTGGCTTCATCTTGGTCAGAGCTCATGCCCAGGCTGCAGCCAACAGCAGCCCTTCAGCCCGTGGTTTCTAACTTCCTAGCAAGAGCTTGGAGGAgggagaataaaagaaaaatctgtctggCTCCAGCCCCCACTTCACTCTTTCAGAAATCGGAGCAGCATATGGGAGTATTTGCCCCTTTCCCTAGAGATGGAGACGAGCAGATGACAGGCTGCGAGCATGTGTTAGTCCCACCAACGCACGCTCCAGCCAGCTTCCCATTAAGGGCGGCAGTTGCTCCAGACCCAAATGTTAGCAGTTTTCAATTAGCAaatggcagaggagagggattCCTGGGGGACACGCTAAGCAAGTCAAGCTCTATCACTTGTCACTCAAGGAGCTCACGTTACTCCTCTCCCCGAGAGGCtctgcttaaaataaaatcctccaGCAGCCCGTggggggaaaggcaggcagCCTCCCTACTCTTGCTGCCGGAGCCGCCAAGAAAGGGATGGGTGGCTGATTTCTGGGGTCACCCTGAGGGATAACAGGTTACCCTGCCACGGCCCGAACTGCAACAGGGCTTTAGCTCCTGCCACCCAAATAGCAGGGAGGCTTGTACCAGCGGACATCGAGTGCGAACAGTCACTGTGGGGTGTTTTCCAAGGGATGTGACTAGCTGGCAGCCTGCTTGGACGGCAGAGAGCAGCGAGCTAAACTTTAACCAGCTCCCAGACAGCCCGGAGACCCAATGCATGAAACCAAATGACAGTGTGCAACCGTACAGAGAGCAGGGGGGTGCACCGGGCCCCTCCGAGCTGTCACAGGGGCGGCAGCCTGGGGTTGAGAGGCTCCCAGGCCGGGTTCACTCAGAGCTGTGATCCCCTCGGGGCAGGATCTACAAGCAGCCCCGCTGTCCCTCTGGTTCTGCCACTAAGTCACAGCACGCCCTGAAGCCAGGCTCGCCTGCCAACAAGAGAAAGGCACTACCCCAGACACCCGCCCTGTCTAAAAACCGTCCCTGGACACCGCTACGGGACCGGGTGCCAGCCAAAAGGATCAGCATCCCGCGGGGCGACGGGACTACCCGGGCCTCTCCCACAGAAAGCACAGAACACATCACTCCTGCAAGCTTAGAAAGCATGCGTCTCCGATGACAGGCATGAAACAGAGCTGAGTTTTATCACTATTTACTGCTTCtctttgatgttttaaaaattttctttcctaaccTCACTAAAGAGCATCTCCGCTAATTAGCCAGGAGCTGACAAAGCCATCAGAAGGCGCTGGCTGTGCCGGCAGGACGGCTAGGAGGTGTCAGACCCTGCAAACAAAGatcccctccttttcccctttccctaaTGAACACCCTCTCCGCACACACCACCACAGCCAGGCATTTGTCTCACACAAAGGCGACGTGCAACCTCCGGGCAGTGTCATTCCCTTTGTGGAGGCGATATGTTCTCTGTCCCCTGGGACGGGTCAGTCCTTGAACCCATCTGGGCTCGGGGAGGCCTCCTGCCTTCTTCCCCtggcctctccctgccctgcacccctgcTCCATCCCTCAGCCTTGCATTTAACTTAAACTGGAGGGACAGTAAACAAACGCTTCGCTTCTAAAGAAGTTAAGGTGGAGCATTTCGCCCCGGGGGAAAGGAGCGGAGAGAGTCCTCTCCCTGCTTCTGGGGACTCGTGCCCAGGGAAGGCGGCGGGTAAGGGGAGCGAGGCACCTGGACAGATGGACGGCAGCTGCACCTCCTGCCAAGCCTCGTGGGAACGGGGATACAACCACGACAGAGTGCCAGAATCGAATCAAACCAGCTCCGGGATCAGCAGGAGGTTCGGGCTCTTTCCTGCTGACAGCGATGGCCCCAGGTCAGCGGGATCTTATCGGGCACAGGAACAGGGATGGGCTTTCCCTGGGTGACAACGACCAGAGGGGATCTGCAGTGGCCAGGATGCACAAGATGGGACCAGGCAGCCTCATCCCTGCATCACCTCTCCTACCCTCTCCCTTCTGGCCCTGCCTTCCTTAGCAGGAAGAGCCATGGGGACGCGGCTGATCCACCACCAGCTCCACAGGACGCGGGAACAAAACAAGGGAGAAGCCCTGAGACCTGCAGTTTTCATCGGGAGCTTCTGCagggaaacaaagcagcagacGTGAGGAATGCAACTGGCCTATTTGCCCGGGCTGCTCTCTGCCTCGGGCAGCACGGACGTGCCTCGGCTTGTCGTTTCAAGAGCTATTGTtgctcggggctgggggcctctttgtttcctttaccC of Grus americana isolate bGruAme1 chromosome 19, bGruAme1.mat, whole genome shotgun sequence contains these proteins:
- the TRAF4 gene encoding TNF receptor-associated factor 4, which codes for MPGYDYKLLERPRRRVLCPLCGKPMREPVRVSTCGHRFCDTCLQEFLSEGVFKCPEDQLPLDYAKIYPDPELEAQVLSLAIRCIHSEEGCRWTGLIKHLQAHLGTCGFNVIPCPNRCSAKLSRRDLPEHVQHGCPKRRVKCEFCASDFTGEAFEGHQGTCPQESVYCENKCGARMMRRLLSQHTLAECPKRTQPCTYCTKEFVFDTMQNHQYQCPRYPVPCPNQCGTPSIAREDVPTHLKESCNTAMLLCPFKDAGCKHRCPKLAMGRHLEESTKTHLGMVCALVSRQRQEILELRRDVEELSVSSDGTLIWKIADYARKLQEAKARSNYEFFSPPFYTHKYGYKLQVSAFLNGNGSGESSHLSVYIRVLPGEYDNLLEWPFSYRVTFSLLDQSDPSLSKPQHITETFHPDPNWKNFQKPGASRSSLDESTLGFGYPKFISHEDIKKRNYVRDNAIFIKASVEIPQKILA